The proteins below are encoded in one region of Streptomyces ficellus:
- a CDS encoding TetR/AcrR family transcriptional regulator — protein MNAPMGLRERKKQRTREAISDAAITLFLEHGFDQVSVADIAAVAEVSKPTLFKYFPTKEDLVVHRFADHLAESGTVVAERAPGVSAIDALHQHFLDGLAARDPITGLSDDEGVLAFHRLVYSTPSLVARVGQHLAQAEDVLAGALKDALDPDRDITPALLAGQVVATQRVLASVNWQRVVAGRSADEVHPEAVADADHAFALLRHGLAGARSAGRA, from the coding sequence GTGAATGCGCCGATGGGCTTGCGGGAGCGCAAGAAGCAGCGAACGCGGGAGGCGATCTCCGACGCGGCGATCACGCTCTTCCTGGAGCACGGGTTCGACCAGGTGTCGGTCGCCGACATCGCGGCCGTCGCCGAGGTCTCCAAGCCCACGCTGTTCAAGTACTTCCCCACCAAGGAAGACCTGGTTGTGCACCGGTTCGCCGACCATCTGGCGGAGAGCGGCACGGTGGTGGCGGAGCGGGCGCCGGGCGTGTCCGCGATCGACGCCCTGCACCAGCACTTCCTGGACGGGCTGGCGGCCCGGGACCCGATCACGGGGCTCAGCGACGACGAAGGCGTCCTGGCCTTCCACCGGCTCGTGTACTCGACGCCGAGCCTGGTGGCGCGGGTCGGCCAGCACCTGGCCCAGGCCGAGGACGTACTGGCCGGGGCCTTGAAAGACGCGCTCGACCCGGACCGCGACATCACCCCCGCCCTCCTGGCCGGCCAGGTCGTCGCCACGCAGCGCGTCCTGGCGTCGGTCAACTGGCAGCGCGTCGTCGCCGGCCGGTCCGCGGACGAGGTCCACCCCGAGGCGGTGGCCGACGCGGACCACGCCTTCGCCCTCCTGCGGCACGGCTTGGCCGGGGCCCGGTCGGCCGGACGGGCGTAA
- a CDS encoding HelD family protein gives MTSHVQDTRATQEAVGLGDELAQERAYVATCREAMTRQVDGARHQVVAGEDVSGDGAGAEVLGRYLRTRARRMAEEPDGPPFFGRLDFADSEEAGDHRRQRYYVGRRRVSEHPAAPPLVIDWRAPVSRTYYQASARDPRGVAARRRFGWAPGSHGAPEDLTGLEDEHLDRAAAHDSAASAIVAAEIERPRLGPMRDIAATIQPEQDDLVRGELNESVCVQGAPGSGKTAVGLHRAAYLLYTFPERLRRGGLLIIGPNRTFLRYISEVLPSLGEVDIAQLTVEDVVARHPVRRVDPEEAAVLKHSDRMATVLERALYARVAHPVESIAVTDGSYRWRVDSSELARVIDEVRATGVPYAVGREHVRTRVVALIQQQAERRAGPRSVTWARRTGRSKPVAALLEAAWPVARPEEVVARLLSDPAALEAAADGVFDAGEQRALLWAEPPRSERSAAWSVADMLLLDEVAGLVERPDGYGHVVVDEAQDLSPMQCRAIARRSAFGSLTVLGDLAQATAPWAAGSWREQLEHLGKARATVVPLTTGFRVPAAVMEPANRLVRALGVDVPPARSLRHDGELTVSAVDDLAGATVAAVRAALDREGSIAVIAADGAVAALAQALRAAGFETATAEEVGTAKRVSVLPATVVKGLEYDHVVVVEPAAIVESERRGLHRLYVVVTRAVSRLDVLHTRPLPEPLAG, from the coding sequence ATGACGTCACACGTCCAGGACACCCGCGCCACCCAAGAGGCGGTCGGGCTCGGCGACGAGCTGGCCCAGGAGCGTGCGTACGTCGCGACGTGCCGCGAGGCGATGACCCGTCAGGTCGACGGCGCCCGGCACCAGGTGGTCGCGGGCGAGGACGTGTCGGGCGACGGCGCCGGCGCCGAGGTGCTCGGCCGGTACCTGCGCACCCGCGCACGGCGGATGGCGGAGGAGCCGGACGGCCCGCCGTTCTTCGGCCGGCTCGACTTCGCGGACTCGGAGGAGGCGGGCGACCACCGGCGCCAGCGCTACTACGTCGGCCGCAGGCGGGTCTCGGAGCACCCGGCCGCACCGCCACTGGTGATCGACTGGCGGGCTCCGGTCTCCCGCACCTACTACCAGGCGAGCGCCCGGGACCCGAGGGGAGTCGCGGCGCGGCGGCGCTTCGGGTGGGCGCCCGGGAGCCACGGCGCCCCGGAGGACCTCACCGGCCTGGAGGACGAGCACCTCGACCGGGCCGCCGCCCACGACAGCGCGGCGAGCGCCATCGTCGCGGCCGAGATCGAGCGGCCCCGCCTCGGCCCGATGCGTGACATCGCCGCCACCATCCAGCCCGAGCAGGACGACCTGGTCCGCGGCGAGCTGAACGAGTCGGTGTGCGTCCAGGGCGCGCCCGGCAGCGGCAAAACCGCCGTCGGCCTGCACCGCGCCGCCTACCTCCTCTACACGTTCCCCGAGCGGCTTCGCCGCGGCGGCCTGCTGATCATCGGCCCGAACCGCACCTTCCTGCGGTACATCTCGGAGGTGCTGCCCTCGCTCGGGGAGGTCGACATCGCCCAGCTCACGGTCGAGGACGTGGTCGCCCGGCACCCGGTCCGGCGGGTGGACCCGGAGGAGGCCGCCGTCCTCAAGCACAGTGACCGCATGGCCACCGTGCTGGAACGCGCCCTGTACGCCCGGGTCGCGCACCCGGTGGAGTCCATCGCCGTCACCGACGGCTCGTACCGCTGGCGGGTCGACTCCTCGGAGCTGGCCCGGGTCATCGACGAGGTACGGGCCACGGGCGTCCCGTACGCGGTGGGCCGCGAGCACGTCCGTACGCGCGTGGTGGCACTGATCCAGCAGCAGGCCGAACGGCGGGCCGGCCCGAGAAGCGTCACCTGGGCCCGGAGGACCGGCCGCTCGAAGCCGGTCGCCGCACTGCTGGAGGCGGCGTGGCCGGTGGCGCGACCGGAGGAGGTCGTGGCCCGGCTGCTGAGCGACCCGGCGGCACTGGAGGCGGCGGCGGACGGTGTGTTCGACGCCGGCGAACAGCGGGCCCTGCTGTGGGCGGAGCCTCCGCGGTCCGAGAGGAGTGCCGCCTGGTCGGTCGCGGACATGCTGCTCCTGGACGAGGTCGCGGGGCTCGTCGAACGCCCCGACGGCTACGGCCATGTGGTCGTGGACGAGGCCCAGGACCTGTCGCCGATGCAGTGCCGGGCGATCGCCCGGCGCAGCGCGTTCGGCTCCCTGACGGTGCTCGGCGACCTCGCGCAGGCCACGGCGCCCTGGGCGGCGGGCAGTTGGCGGGAGCAGTTGGAGCACCTGGGCAAGGCGCGGGCCACGGTCGTCCCGCTGACCACCGGCTTCCGTGTCCCCGCCGCGGTGATGGAGCCGGCCAACCGGCTCGTGCGGGCCCTCGGCGTCGACGTGCCGCCGGCCCGCTCGCTCCGCCACGACGGCGAGCTGACGGTGAGCGCGGTCGACGACCTGGCGGGGGCGACCGTGGCGGCCGTCCGCGCGGCTCTCGACCGCGAGGGGTCGATCGCCGTCATCGCCGCCGACGGTGCGGTGGCCGCCCTCGCACAGGCCCTGCGCGCGGCCGGATTCGAGACGGCGACCGCCGAGGAGGTCGGCACGGCCAAGCGCGTGAGCGTGCTGCCCGCGACGGTGGTCAAGGGGCTGGAGTACGACCACGTCGTCGTGGTCGAGCCGGCCGCGATCGTCGAGTCCGAGCGGCGCGGACTGCACCGGCTGTACGTGGTGGTGACGCGCGCGGTGTCCCGGCTCGACGTGCTGCACACCCGCCCGCTGCCGGAACCGCTCGCCGGGTGA
- a CDS encoding glycosyltransferase: MSLRIAITAEPIPSHVSALDYVTCPALEQGHRVTLHAPVMFRREARRRGVRFSVAGTDWTCDPALQRAASEVWKRYGNATFNRYAFGRLWPRQAGVKARHLLTAWGRKRPDLVIAECSDLGAHLAARVLGLPLVAADNGLGPVLVDLWDAHIAPALLPLYRRYEPQVPGAEDAQRAPTLPPMLTPAPVHWFYGTPPPAVRAVRRTLAGFRTARSGLPDVSLRPSRPLVYVSLGTLTTAMSGLRTAVEDVYREVVAALLAIDCDAIVSAGDLAPHLAHLPGVGPHIKVVAHAPQPALLHRADLFVTHAGRASLLDAVQGATPVLALGVLGDQPGNAAAFARRGLGRALDVTAGRGEIADALTALLDAPCHAAALCVARAELSRLPPLNLTDIRDSLSGRPGVPWAGWVEEVCGADNE; the protein is encoded by the coding sequence GTGTCCCTCCGGATAGCGATCACCGCCGAACCGATCCCGTCACACGTGTCCGCGCTGGACTACGTGACCTGCCCGGCCCTCGAACAGGGCCACCGGGTCACGCTCCACGCCCCCGTCATGTTCCGCCGTGAAGCGCGGCGGCGCGGGGTGCGGTTCTCCGTCGCCGGCACGGACTGGACGTGCGATCCCGCACTCCAGCGGGCGGCGAGCGAGGTCTGGAAGCGGTACGGGAACGCCACCTTCAACCGGTACGCCTTCGGTCGCCTCTGGCCCCGACAGGCCGGGGTGAAGGCCCGGCACCTGCTCACCGCGTGGGGGCGGAAGCGACCGGACCTGGTGATCGCCGAGTGCAGCGACCTGGGCGCGCACCTCGCCGCCCGGGTCCTCGGGCTGCCCCTGGTCGCCGCGGACAACGGCCTCGGGCCGGTGCTCGTCGATCTCTGGGACGCCCACATCGCGCCGGCCCTCCTTCCCCTCTACCGGCGGTACGAGCCGCAGGTGCCGGGCGCGGAGGACGCGCAGCGCGCGCCCACGCTCCCTCCGATGCTCACCCCCGCGCCGGTGCACTGGTTCTACGGGACGCCCCCGCCGGCGGTGCGCGCGGTCCGGCGCACCCTCGCCGGCTTCCGCACCGCGCGTTCCGGCCTGCCGGACGTCTCCTTACGCCCGTCCCGCCCGCTCGTCTACGTCAGCCTCGGCACCCTGACCACCGCGATGTCCGGACTCCGTACCGCCGTCGAGGACGTGTACCGGGAGGTGGTGGCCGCACTCCTCGCCATCGACTGCGACGCCATCGTCTCCGCGGGCGACCTCGCGCCGCACCTGGCGCACCTGCCGGGCGTGGGCCCGCACATCAAGGTCGTCGCGCATGCCCCGCAGCCCGCCCTCCTGCACCGGGCGGACCTGTTCGTGACGCACGCGGGCCGGGCGTCCCTGCTCGACGCGGTGCAGGGCGCAACGCCCGTTCTGGCGCTGGGCGTTCTGGGCGATCAGCCCGGCAACGCCGCCGCGTTCGCCCGCCGCGGCCTCGGCCGGGCGCTGGACGTCACGGCGGGACGCGGCGAGATCGCCGACGCCCTGACAGCGCTCCTGGACGCCCCGTGCCACGCCGCCGCCCTGTGCGTGGCCAGGGCCGAACTGTCGCGGCTGCCACCACTGAACCTCACGGACATACGGGACAGCCTGAGCGGGCGCCCGGGCGTGCCGTGGGCGGGTTGGGTGGAGGAGGTGTGTGGGGCGGACAACGAGTGA
- a CDS encoding protease inhibitor I42 family protein, giving the protein MADTSITAEPGERFTLTVDQNASTREYWYLVDPQPDSSVLVSRGRDHAPNPGDEPAPGAGGRLTFTFEAKGKGTTRFTLLHCTFTTCQGNTSTRPPATTGPSATPTTGATATPSPAPERITYTVTVG; this is encoded by the coding sequence GTGGCGGACACCAGCATCACCGCCGAACCGGGCGAGCGCTTCACCCTCACCGTCGACCAGAACGCCTCCACCCGCGAGTACTGGTACCTGGTCGACCCCCAGCCGGACAGCTCGGTCCTGGTCAGCCGCGGCCGGGACCACGCGCCGAACCCCGGCGACGAACCCGCGCCCGGCGCCGGCGGCCGGCTCACCTTCACCTTCGAGGCGAAGGGCAAGGGGACCACCCGGTTCACGCTGCTGCACTGCACGTTCACCACCTGCCAGGGCAACACCTCCACCCGGCCCCCCGCGACGACCGGCCCCTCCGCCACCCCCACCACGGGAGCGACGGCCACCCCCTCCCCGGCCCCCGAACGCATCACCTACACCGTCACCGTCGGCTGA
- a CDS encoding TOBE domain-containing protein: protein MQSYTIGQAARLLGVSADTARRWADAGRVATHRDESGRRVIDGKSLAAFSVEIAQSEDEDASYTSARNSFPGIVTDVKLGDVAAQVTIQAGPHRLVSLLTREAVEELGLEVGMQATARVKSTSVHIDRT from the coding sequence ATGCAGTCCTACACCATCGGTCAGGCCGCGCGTCTGCTGGGCGTCAGCGCCGACACCGCGCGGCGCTGGGCGGACGCGGGCAGGGTCGCCACGCACCGCGACGAGAGCGGGCGGCGCGTGATCGACGGCAAGTCGCTGGCCGCGTTCTCCGTGGAGATCGCGCAGAGCGAGGACGAGGACGCCTCCTACACCTCGGCGCGCAACTCGTTCCCCGGGATCGTCACGGACGTCAAGCTCGGCGACGTCGCGGCCCAGGTCACCATCCAGGCCGGTCCGCACCGGCTGGTGTCCCTCCTCACCCGCGAGGCCGTGGAGGAACTGGGACTGGAAGTCGGCATGCAGGCCACCGCCCGCGTGAAGTCGACCAGCGTGCACATCGACCGCACCTGA
- a CDS encoding peptidoglycan-binding protein, producing the protein MSFFSSPLDSPSFRLAWLAGLSKKMLGAGSKNELLDLIDDALSVPGPGGDQGLLEGLARLYRGQTDQVGGVFDQVDRVGRKGLPEVWVGDTSVLASDVVNATGRSVTQMGEAFRGGASALLTLADAIGAAQRKDEQGRGQLREQKKTLGGRDGFFDDLHEDDEEEWDRKNAAHFGSYAVDLMHDAVSEAQEATRVAARDLNKWAAEARAGKMETSELTPVDKLMLADTGVAGADAELNEILTAADLARVSTRMDLLSLDDEMAMERMLATSDSPQERAYLMKALAAGHGVAEIGTFQDKIHGKDPDWLRRHLTPVVTEADSMDDEGQAPDGSNNNKDFATFNGQRWVQGGDGSEGTCVASSTVTSRAMVDPVYALGLTGGPDGQQDDPEAFKQRLVAEQHRLHTEGEGGENWTGMGPEGQERINDSTVGSATGKDYERQDLDSAADRRAVLTEVEKSVAQGHPVPVDVSGKEGAHAMTIIAQEGDMLQVYNPWGSTTWVSEDDFINGHMGKASNSDLPNAYSVYLPR; encoded by the coding sequence GTGTCGTTCTTCTCCTCCCCTCTCGACTCCCCGTCCTTCCGTCTCGCGTGGCTCGCCGGACTGTCCAAGAAGATGCTCGGTGCCGGGAGCAAGAACGAGCTCCTCGACCTGATCGACGACGCCCTCTCGGTGCCCGGACCGGGCGGCGACCAGGGCCTGCTCGAGGGTCTGGCACGGCTCTACCGCGGTCAGACCGACCAGGTCGGCGGCGTGTTCGACCAGGTCGACCGGGTGGGCCGCAAGGGGCTTCCCGAGGTGTGGGTCGGTGACACGAGCGTCCTCGCCTCCGACGTCGTGAACGCCACCGGACGGTCGGTGACCCAGATGGGCGAGGCGTTCCGGGGCGGCGCGTCCGCGCTGCTGACGCTGGCCGACGCGATCGGCGCCGCGCAGCGCAAGGACGAGCAGGGCCGCGGCCAACTGCGGGAGCAGAAGAAGACCCTCGGCGGCAGGGACGGCTTCTTCGACGACCTGCACGAGGACGACGAGGAGGAGTGGGACCGCAAGAACGCCGCCCACTTCGGCTCGTACGCGGTCGACCTCATGCACGACGCCGTCTCCGAGGCACAGGAGGCCACCCGCGTCGCGGCGCGCGACCTGAACAAGTGGGCCGCAGAAGCACGGGCCGGGAAGATGGAGACCAGCGAACTCACCCCGGTCGACAAGCTGATGCTCGCCGACACCGGAGTCGCGGGCGCCGACGCCGAGCTGAACGAGATCCTCACCGCCGCCGACCTGGCGCGCGTGTCGACGCGCATGGACCTGCTGAGCCTCGACGACGAGATGGCCATGGAGCGGATGCTCGCCACGTCGGACAGCCCGCAGGAGCGCGCCTACCTGATGAAGGCCCTTGCCGCCGGCCACGGCGTCGCCGAGATCGGCACCTTCCAGGACAAGATCCACGGCAAGGACCCCGACTGGCTGCGCCGCCACCTCACCCCGGTGGTCACCGAGGCGGACAGCATGGACGACGAGGGCCAGGCGCCGGACGGCTCGAACAACAACAAGGACTTCGCCACCTTCAACGGCCAGCGCTGGGTCCAGGGCGGCGACGGCTCCGAGGGCACCTGCGTCGCCTCGTCCACCGTCACGTCCCGCGCCATGGTCGACCCCGTCTACGCGCTCGGCCTCACCGGCGGCCCCGACGGGCAGCAGGACGACCCCGAGGCGTTCAAGCAGCGTCTGGTGGCCGAACAGCACCGGCTGCACACCGAGGGCGAAGGCGGCGAGAACTGGACCGGCATGGGGCCCGAGGGGCAGGAGCGGATCAACGACAGCACCGTCGGCAGTGCCACCGGCAAGGACTACGAACGCCAGGACCTGGACAGCGCCGCCGACCGCAGGGCCGTCCTCACCGAGGTCGAGAAGTCCGTGGCGCAGGGACACCCGGTGCCGGTCGACGTCTCGGGCAAGGAGGGCGCCCACGCCATGACCATCATCGCCCAGGAGGGTGACATGCTCCAGGTGTACAACCCCTGGGGCTCCACCACCTGGGTCAGCGAGGACGACTTCATCAACGGGCACATGGGCAAGGCTTCCAACAGTGATCTCCCCAACGCGTACAGCGTCTACCTTCCCCGCTAG
- a CDS encoding DUF899 family protein, producing MHAQGAGPALPPVVDRETFQEAREALLTREKLHTREGDAIAAARRRLPMVEVDATIEVIGPDGPITILDVFEGRRQLIAYFHAWWPGRPAAEQCEGCTFFNSQVRELSYLHSRDATYATLCKGPYEASVRYRDFLGLDMPWYSVEETAPQLLEGRDWQRHHLVCYVRDGERVFETYYTGGRGVEIMTPTHGLLDMTVYGRQEAWEDSPDGWPQPWYSAENPEEWRTNGRPIAHWSRIEAGRSDELT from the coding sequence ATGCATGCCCAGGGAGCCGGCCCGGCCCTCCCGCCTGTGGTGGACAGAGAAACGTTCCAGGAAGCGCGGGAAGCGCTGCTCACGCGTGAGAAGCTGCATACCCGCGAAGGGGACGCGATCGCGGCGGCGCGGAGGCGGCTGCCGATGGTGGAGGTCGACGCCACCATCGAGGTCATCGGCCCCGACGGGCCGATCACGATCCTCGACGTATTCGAGGGCCGCAGGCAGCTGATCGCGTACTTCCACGCCTGGTGGCCCGGACGGCCCGCCGCCGAACAGTGCGAGGGCTGCACGTTCTTCAACAGCCAGGTCCGCGAGCTGTCCTACCTCCACTCCCGCGACGCCACGTACGCGACGCTGTGCAAGGGCCCCTATGAGGCCAGCGTCCGCTACCGGGACTTCCTGGGCCTGGACATGCCGTGGTACTCGGTCGAAGAAACGGCACCGCAGCTGCTGGAGGGCCGTGACTGGCAGCGCCACCACCTCGTCTGTTACGTCCGCGACGGCGAGCGGGTCTTCGAGACGTACTACACCGGCGGGCGCGGCGTCGAGATCATGACCCCCACCCACGGGCTGCTGGACATGACGGTCTACGGACGCCAGGAAGCGTGGGAGGACTCCCCCGACGGCTGGCCCCAGCCCTGGTACTCCGCCGAGAACCCCGAGGAGTGGCGTACGAACGGGCGCCCCATCGCCCACTGGTCCCGCATCGAAGCCGGCCGCTCCGACGAACTGACGTAA